The following is a genomic window from Rutidosis leptorrhynchoides isolate AG116_Rl617_1_P2 chromosome 8, CSIRO_AGI_Rlap_v1, whole genome shotgun sequence.
ATTCGAATTTGATGATAAACACACTGTTTGACTTTTTGTTCATAGGCTTTGACTGTAAAATTGAAGCTCGAATCTGAACAATATGATCTAAAACTTTGTATAGACATTCACTACAAGCATTAAAACACTTCTCCATCCACACTTTTCTTCAATTCTTTCTGAAATGATCTGAAGGCAAATCAAACTCGTTGTTGAACAAATGAAGAACATGAATCGAATTGGTTCAAATCTGTTGTTGATGTGTTATGATCGATCATGAATGTTAGGATTCATGTAAGGTTGTATTTTTGTACTCAATTCATGTTGAGATCCAAGTCAAGATTCCTTCATGAATACCCTTTTTTCACGTTAACAAGTTGTATTGGTTTATATTAACACATTCCTTAACAGCATATAGCCTACAATAGTATTCTTTtttgggtatatagcctacattgaaaaatatatatatatatatatatatatatatatatatatatatatatatatatatatatatatatatatatatatatatatatatatatatatatatatagccatttTGGTAGTCTTAACCTTATTTTTTTTTAATAGATTGTTACTTTGTTAGGCTTGAAACTTATTAATGGAAAAATGCTAATAAAACATAGAGACCAAACATGTTCATATAGTGATCTGCATATGGTTCTTTTACAGGCACTCTCTTATTTGATTTATATGTCAAATGTGTTTAAATTCATTTGAAGTCTCGCACTAGAATAGACATACAAAAACGGGTAAAACAAATAAGATTTTTCACGTTCATGTTACCCGGGACACAAGTATTTTTTGTCAGATGTACGCGGTCTTACTAAGTTATCTATCATGTGAATGTTTTCTACCCTTACCTCAAATAACGGGTAAACCAAAACATAGGCTTTGTGTTCAAGTTACTCGGTAGAACGAGTATTTTTAGCATCATGCGTAGCTTTTTCTACCCTTACCTCAAAATGTAGGTTTTAATCTGAAATCTCTTGTGTGTGTGGGAGCGTTAACAAGGATATAGCTTCAAATCAACATATATGGATATTTGCTAGTCTagctatatagatatatagatataactaGTGGTGTAGCCCTCGCGTTGCATCGGGATAGCCATTAAAGAAAATGATTTTCGAGCGACTACATTTAGTTTACAAAACATTCAGTGATGCAAAAGATGAAAGGTAGTCAAAGGCATCCAGAGTTGCGGGTTTGCTATTCCTTCTTCTCTTTTGGTTCATCGTTGGTTGTACCTGTAGATGTTTTGCGTGAGTTAGGTGATAATATTGTTTTTATTAAGGTAACATTGTTGATATACCGACCCTTgtcttggaacaatgctcttttgATGTTGGATGATGTGGTTTGTTTCCTGGTTGTTGTTGGGTTTGTTGGTTCCTCTGATGGTGTGTTTATGAGTCATCTTTGGTGGATCTGCAAAtgtcattttttaaaaaaaatgttagtAACTGAATGGTAGTAGGGTGGTTaaataaatgttgttttgaaactctaCCCATTTTATTGAATAATATGTTAGAACAGTAGATGAAATATACCGGTGTTGAAAGCTGCAAGTGAGGATATCAATTGTGAATCATTGGAGGTATCAAGTTAGCGGTAACAGACCATGAGATGGAACACCTGGAGATGATAAAACATAAAAACTCAATGAACAAAAATCGTACTATAAGTAATAAAGTTTCTAAAATAATACTTAGTGAATGAATGGTATGTACAAACTGGAAAGTAAAAGAAATAGTAACAAATCAAAAACAACGACCTCTGAATTGGTGTGACTTCTCCAATATCCTGGACACATAAAATTTAAAATGTCAGATGGGTTGGCCCAATATGAAGAAAACCATTTTTTATATAAACGAACCAACCCACCATACTAATCACCTTTAGTTCATAGTAAAAGTACTGAGATAAAACTGAAGAAGCAATATAGATGTTTTAACATTGATTTCCTAAATCTAAGCAACGACTGTTTCTTTAGTTTGAAGAATCATCAACTGAAGACGCAATATAGATGTACAATAAaggtttaattttaattattacttTTATGCTCATTCTATTTTTGTCCATGAGTGATTAGTGATTGCAGTTTCAAGCTTGGTATTAGCACCGATGCCACAGATGCCACACCTACAGCTAATCACAGTTCATTTATGAAAATGAAGTTCTAAATTAGTTTTGTTTCCTTATAAACGGATCGAATTGCCCTGATATTTTAAGTTGAGACAAAAAATCATTACCGTacttttgatataaaatgattcaAAATTTATAGATCTggaccaacgaagcattgcttcaatggtaccgcggttacacttgtgtactcacagggctagaggtctcgggttcgagcctcgtcacccgctctaggaattgaaatatattccttgaaggtgtcccaaagggaaggttttaccgactcgctccgggactaagatccggcccgcctgcccctcgggatggttaaagggtcggatcctcagagtgtggtacgggtttcctgcccgaaagcgcgtgtgtgtgtgcaaatgatgactaggcttcggtccggactgatgcaagcttgcctttcaaaaaaaaaaaaaaaaaattatagatcTGGTGGACCAAACGAAGAGTGCAACTTAATTACCATATGTTACAATACAATTCTAGTAACTTAAACCGAAGAATAACAACTTACATTCATTTTGGAGCAGTTATTCCACGATCAACGTTGACCATAGTGCCTATGTTCTGAGATAAAACCTTCCAACAAATCAAGGTGGACCTAATTAATAAAAATCGTGTTGCATTAGTAACAAAGAACCATGTAACTAAAATCCAATTAGTAAAGTTATTGTCGAAGCGATAAGACAGCTGGTTAAAAAACTTAAAGTGATAACACTCAACACCACGCGTTAAACACTGCCATAACCGACACTTCTTCATAAATGATGAATCGTTGGTCTAGTTTCGGTCCAAAAGGAAAATCTAGTGAACAACAATTCAAACTTCAACAACCTTAAATACTTGATTATGTCTAAATTTGAAGTCAAATACCCAGAGTAAATAAATAAACTAATGGAGTATTCGAAATAAAATTAAATGGAGCCAATAAAAGAAACATCAGTAAGATTAGTTAACATACATGGTACCAAAataattaacaaatgcatatatgtATGcgtaaatatatacacatataagatCAATCAGATACATACCAACGAAAATAAGTCGCCACTAAAAAAAAAATCAATTAGCTCTAATAATAGTCCTCCAAAAAGTCATGCAATATATACaggacaaaaaaaaaaaacaaaactaaTATCTATTTTTACAATATATCTACGTTGTCCAGTAGCAATGAAAACATAGAAGAAATAATAATTAACCTAAAATACAAACTTACTTGAATATAATATTTATGATGTTGAAGCTCTTTAAGGGTCCTTTTTGAAATTATCATCTGCACAACTACAAAAGGCACAAAAGAAAAGCACAAATCAAAACAATAACTTTTAATCAAATGGGTATACGAACTCGGTAAACGAAATCGAACAAAAAAAAGTAAGTATAAATAAAAAGGGGTAAATCAAACTATTGTAGACCCAAGTCGTTTTAATCGACGAAATTATCAAGCAAAAAGCTCTTGAATCGATCGTCCTCGACAATCTTTTGGAAATTGACGAACAACTGGATTGAACCGCTGGTGATGGCgggcttgttttttttttttgggtgtgTGGATTTTGTTTATAGAAACTCCCAGAAGCTTGTAGATGTAGAGGGAtagtatatattaattaaaaaaggcgaaatgaccaaaatacccCTAGTACTAATGATGAATAGTGTTACAtggttttgtctattagttatattgatCAATATATATTATCAACACGAGGTGTCAATTCTAAATATACTAAATGAGGTGTAAATTATGGTCGTCTCATCAGGTTCAAAACGACAACAATAACAGTATTTTCTTAACCACCCCCTAAATATACTAAATGAGGTGTGAATTTTGGTGTCTCATCAAAACGACAACAATAACAGTATTTTCTTAACCACCCCCTCAACTTTTGTTCAACCTGTAAATTTCGCAGCGGTAAAAAAcgtaaaattattaatttattttaaaaacataaagaaacttcacccaaatttttaacggacCATATCCCCCTTCTtgacgcgagttaaatttttccgccatcaccgttaaactcgaaataatttttcgaacaaaacgaaactatctacgtttgaaacggacactttttaaaaaacgctaaacacaccgACATCTAAAACGGGGCTTGACACATTAGCCGTTTTTCTTTCTGTAAATACATTACGCTACGTTAGACATTAATATGCAATCTGAAAAACACCGCTGCATCGCGCAGGCCGATCCGGATCTCGTTATAAACAAATACCGAATAACTTAACCAATAATGACTCAGATTCCACATGCAATAAGTTTAGCAAATCTAACTTTGTTTTAATTAATTGTATATTCTCCACAGCTACTACAGTTGGCCCATCCAACTTCTTCTCAACCATCGTTGCCAGCTATATACATTAAAACAAAATGAACTGGATTTGCTCTTTGTGTGTGTTGTGTTTGATGTgtctaaaagaaaaaaaaaattataataaatgGAATTACCCTAACAGTTGTACTATTGATTATACAATCAAACAATTCACCCCGATGAATATTCTCAGTAAACCAATTTTATGTTAGCTTTTCTTGGTGAACAAGAGAAAAGCAACACCACTCAACAGATGGGTCAAGTAAACCACCCATAAAGACTCTGACTTTGACCTTTAAAGAAAATGTTAGACCCAtatcaagaacacccatttcaagATACCTTTGTTTGCTCTCCACATCATACTAGGAGCCTATTGTACAGTACAACTCTCTACTGCATTTAAATTCACAACTAATCAAGCACCATAGGAGTATCCCCATCTCATAAATCCAAGATTTTGCACATCTCAGACCCATTTTGCCTATACATTTCAAAACTTGACAATAAAGTCAACCTATCCTTCAAGATTTTAATCCAATTTCTTCAAGCTTCTTGCAAACATGCTTTATATCTGGCCTATCAGATGGCGAAGGAGAACAACATGCCAACGCAAGCTGCACGAATTTGATAACAGTGTCTTCATTAACATGGCTTAACCCATCATTATTATTCAATAGAATATCAGGATGATATATATCTGATATCCGTTGATCCAAGATTGATTTCCTTATCGACGTTGGCAAATAAAAGTCTTGATCAGGGTTTGCTTTTCCATTTATTAGTTCCTTACCTGTTATTAATTCAAGTAAAATCACTCCAAGATTGTAGATGTCACTTTTAGTATTAGTTTCTTTCAGTTTAGTCAACTCGGGTGCTTTATAACCCTCGACAGCCGCATCTTCAAGCATTTCTTGTGCTGCTGATGTATTCAAAAGAAGATGTAAGCCGAAATCGGATACAGATGGTTGATAGTTTCTGCTCAATAGTATGTTCTTTGACTTTAGATTCCCATGGATAATCGGTTTTTGAAGCCCCATATGAAGATATTCTAATCCTCTTGCTATCCCCGTTGATATTCGATAAATGACTTCCCATTTGTGAGAGTCACCATTATCATCTGCTCAGTTAAATTATAGATACATCAGTTAACAAATCTAGTTTGAAACCTTTATTTTACTTAGTTTGACACAACTTGAACATTTATTATTAGAACTTCAAACAAAGAGTGtgtttgataaaattgaatgattaAGTGTTGAATGATTCATAATCTGAGTGATTCAAAGGTTCTGAATGAATCTCGTTCTGAATGACAATAACCTGTTTGATAATCATTCTGAATGAAATCTCTAAATGATGTATATTTTACCTTACTAACCTTTTAAATGAATAAATACAAGAAATTGTTTGATAATTGTTTTGGATAAAATTTAGTAAGGGTTCTAAAAAAATGAaggtgcttaatggttaagagataGCTTAAACTCTGATTCAGCATATAGTTTTGTTTTATTCAACACTACTTGTCATATGTCACAAAAAAAATGCCTTGAATATTGAACGATTCAACATTCGATGCTAAATCATTCCATTAAGAGACAATCAAGCGCACCCTAACTAAACATAAAAACTACCTATTGAACTATGTTTTTATCAAGGTCTGATAATATGACGTTAGTTACTTGATTCAATATCAAAATATATGCCTAAAAATTCCCCAAGAATATTGCAATTACCAGAAAGATTCTACATGATACTAAAGGAAAAAGTCAATTAATTTGACTTATAGATTGtttcaaaacatgtgtatcggcagggacatgttagccctgtgttgactttgtcaacccatccagcggtccccggtagcccactggagcctggcgaaacaccatcacccatttccccacagcatgccaggcccgataaacgaacctgcattgtcattgtttcaatcttcgcatgcgtgggaccaagggatcatttgggcccggtaagaatggtttttgatccaattatttgaaaaatcctcacctagtgggaatcgaaccctcacctcccctaagggagagtgagtcattcGCCACTAGGCTATTGGCCCATTCTTATTTGACTTATGGATGTCAAATGTCTGCACCAATTTGATATACTGCAAGTACTACACATGTGTAGCATGTGAAGGAGattagatatatgaagataacttgGTAAAGACAAAAATCTATATTGATGACTAAAATGACCTGCCAGACCCTCCCCCACATGCAGGTTATTTCCAATCAAAACTTTCTCATATCTACAATAATTCCATTTTCTATAAGAAGAAATTTGCAGGGAAGTGATAATTgagataaataataattatatatttcatgAGCTATGACAAATTTATTATTGTCACCTCTATATGTTCCTACTTCCTACTGACAAAATATGACTTTTAAGGTCAAACAAGTCAATTTTAAATATAAAATGGTGGGCAATTAGGATTTAATGAATAATATTAGCCATGTTTAATAAGTTAAATAACAAAACAAATACCCATCAAAAAGTCTTAAACTTCAAGACATCAAAAAATTCTTTTTACTACCAACACAAAAAACAGGTCATATGACTTCTGTTCAAAACCTCACTCGAAGAATATAGAGAGCATATATGAACCTAAAGATTGATCAAAAGCTGCAAAGCATATACAACTTTTTTAAACCTTACATCTACACATTAACTGCTTCTAATGGGTTGTACATTACAATCACTTGCTGCATTACCATGCATAAAGGATTAAAACTCAAAAAATAATTTGTTAACTACTAATTTTAGCTTTTACTGTTTCAATATTATCATTGCCCAAAGAGAACATTATTTATTTGAAAATCTTAAAgaaagctcaaaagtaaaaaaaCTAAATCTTTTTATGATCATGCACACCAAAAAATTATCATGGCACTAAAGGACATTATTGCATAGAAATCTTTATAGAGAACCCAAAACTAAAAATGAAATATTTATCAAATCATGAACTGAAATAAAAATtaacataataaataaaaaataataatcaatcaataattaataataataattcaatgaGTAAAGAAATCACCTCTGATAAACTGAGCCAAATTTCCTCTTCTGTAAAAAGGATGAACCAGAAGCTTTTCACCTCTAGGCCCAGAATAGAATCCACACAGAGGCACTAGATTAGCATGTCTAATTGACCCCAAAAGTTGTACTATTTGCATCACATCTTGTACATTCCCAGCAGTACAAGCTGGTCTTAAGAATCTTAACAACAAAACTGAATCATTCAACAAATTAGCTCTATACAAAGTCCCAAAACTTGATTTCCCAATAACTTCTCCAGGTGCATCCAATATATCAAAACAAGGGAGATCTTCACCACCTTGAAATCTAACAAAATCACCTTTCATCTCTATTTCTTCAACACCAATTTCTTTAAGTTCTGGGTTGGCTTCTTTATCCCATGATTCATTGCTAGCAGACCCTTTTCTTCTACAAACTAAAAAACAAATAACAAATAAGACAAAAGTGGAAGATAATGTCACAATGAGTATAATCATGTGTTTTTTCTCCATTTgagtttataaaagataaaaaggaaGGATCTTTATTTGTGCGTGAAGATGA
Proteins encoded in this region:
- the LOC139862967 gene encoding putative kinase-like protein TMKL1 isoform X1, which gives rise to MEKKHMIILIVTLSSTFVLFVICFLVCRRKGSASNESWDKEANPELKEIGVEEIEMKGDFVRFQGGEDLPCFDILDAPGEVIGKSSFGTLYRANLLNDSVLLLRFLRPACTAGNVQDVMQIVQLLGSIRHANLVPLCGFYSGPRGEKLLVHPFYRRGNLAQFIRDDNGDSHKWEVIYRISTGIARGLEYLHMGLQKPIIHGNLKSKNILLSRNYQPSVSDFGLHLLLNTSAAQEMLEDAAVEGYKAPELTKLKETNTKSDIYNLGVILLELITGKELINGKANPDQDFYLPTSIRKSILDQRISDIYHPDILLNNNDGLSHVNEDTVIKFVQLALACCSPSPSDRPDIKHVCKKLEEIGLKS
- the LOC139862967 gene encoding putative kinase-like protein TMKL1 isoform X2, giving the protein MKGDFVRFQGGEDLPCFDILDAPGEVIGKSSFGTLYRANLLNDSVLLLRFLRPACTAGNVQDVMQIVQLLGSIRHANLVPLCGFYSGPRGEKLLVHPFYRRGNLAQFIRDDNGDSHKWEVIYRISTGIARGLEYLHMGLQKPIIHGNLKSKNILLSRNYQPSVSDFGLHLLLNTSAAQEMLEDAAVEGYKAPELTKLKETNTKSDIYNLGVILLELITGKELINGKANPDQDFYLPTSIRKSILDQRISDIYHPDILLNNNDGLSHVNEDTVIKFVQLALACCSPSPSDRPDIKHVCKKLEEIGLKS